One Betta splendens chromosome 16, fBetSpl5.4, whole genome shotgun sequence genomic window carries:
- the tuft1a gene encoding tuftelin 1a — MNGMTRSLCTVEDIRSQDYGERCRRLRLTLHDQNQAAQTTDQYRDKPIGRAFALVQPPAERSVLPPEPVKSTEEQVEVIKVYLEARRHEEEKHQQSLKMLSDEVSQIQEVRYCLKTLREQMASKSKSHTNGWKVSVPFRRSSPAPKAEAKADGQEADDEAERAKLREVSKRLYAQMQEAEKKHQEEKERLQAEGSRLRERLSDQEDRLKTTAEAGERKDRRIEELQRLLGGMEQESASLRDTIHAREEELHELRQLREQGQKGDQRAEQLEKEVAVLKEKIHHLDDMLKSQQRKVRHMIEQLQNSRMVIQERDRVIKELEEKVAFLEAENREMRDQMDYFLGGHRSNSYLSSERNPQIVYSKPLKPSTSSNKPLPFIKVIEIKS, encoded by the exons GAGAGGTGCCGGCGACTGCGGCTCACGCTGCACGACCAGAACCAGGCGGCCCAGACCACCGACCAGTACAGGGACAAG ccgaTCGGCCGAGCCTTCGCGCTGGTGCAGCCGCCCGCTGAGAGGAGCGTCCTCCCCCCTGAGCCGGTCAAGTCcacggaggagcaggtggaggtcatcaag GTGTACCTGGAGGCGCGGCGacacgaggaggagaagcaccAGCAGAGCCTGAAGATGCTGTCGGATGAGGTTTCCCAAATCCAGGAG GTGAGGTACTGCCTGAAGACGCTGCGGGAGCAGATGGCTTCCAAAAGCAAG TCGCACACAAACGGCTGGAAGGTCAGCGTGCCCTTCAGACGGAGCTCGCCCGCTCCCAAGGCGGAGGCCAAGGCCGACGGACAG GAAGCAGACGACGAAGCAGAGCGGGCCAAGCTGAGGGAGGTCAGCAAGCGCCTGTATGCCCAGATGCAGGAAGCCGAGAAGAAACaccaggaggagaaagagcgGCTGCAG GCCGAAGGCAGCAGGCTGAGGGAGCGTCTGAGCGACCAGGAGGACAGGCTGAAGACCACGGCGGAGGCCGGCGAGAGGAAGGACAGGCGcattgaggagctgcagaggctgctgggagggaTGGAGCAGGAGAGCGCCTCCCTGCGCGACACCATCCACGCCCGCGAGGAGGAGCTCCACGAGCTGCGCCAGCTCCGCGAGCAGGGCCAGAAGGGCGACCAGAG GGccgagcagctggagaaggaggtggcCGTCCTCAAGGAGAAGATCCACCATCTGGACGACATGCTGAAGAGCCAACAGAGGAAAGTCCGGCACATGATCGAGCAG CTCCAGAACTCGCGCATGGTGATCCAGGAGCGAGACCGCGTGatcaaagagctggaggagaaggtggcgtTCTTGGAGGCTGAG AACCGAGAGATGCGTGACCAGATGGACTACTTCCTGGGAGGACACAGGTCAAACTCCTACCTCTCATCAGAGCGCAACCCCCAGATAGTCTACAG CAAGCCACTCAAGCCGTCCACCTCGTCGAACAAACCGCTCCCCTTCATCAAAGTCATTGAGATCAAGTCGTGA
- the c16h1orf43 gene encoding protein C1orf43 homolog has protein sequence MPTEPLLSSVNVVLVMAYGSLVFVLLFIFVKRQIMRFAMKSRRGPHVPLGHNAPRDLRQEIEAKLNLVQKIQFEPRLLSPDDDRLKQRERADVLYRMRALDAIRDIDLPFHELGGTSTAVTGKRFRTWLLQLRNSHSMTQDSQSSLIETVLEGYNKARHGAEAFGEAEFIKYQEALTELASVVKSHSSSSTSSQHHQSAAKDLTTTTESESPTSSPTHTTYLTATMQQRNKRPRHFLELKSFKDNYDTLDSSL, from the exons ATGCCGACGGAGCCTCTTCTGTCCAGCGTTAACGTGGTGCTAGTGATGGCCTACGGCAGCCTG gtgtttgttttactgttcaTCTTTGTGAAAAGGCAAATAATGAGATTTGCCATGAAGTCTCGAAGAGGACCACACGTTCCCCTCGGCCACAATGCTCCcagg GACCTGAGACAGGAAATTGAAGCCAAACTGAACCTGGTCCAGAAGATCCAGTTTGAGCCTCGTCTGCTGTCTCCGGATGATGATCGGCTAAAGCAGAGGGAACGTGCAG ACGTCCTGTACAGGATGAGAGCCCTGGATGCTATCAGAGACATTG ATCTCCCTTTCCATGAATTGGGTGGAACATCCACCGCTGTGACGGGTAAAAGATTTCGGACCTGGCTCTTGCAGCTACGAAATTCTCACTCCATGACGCAAGACAGCCAAAGCTCCCTCATTGAGACAGTGCTGGAGGGGTACAATAAAGCACGCCATGGGGCAGAG GCTTTTGGTGAGGCAGAATTTATAAAATACCAGGAAGCGCTAACTGAACTGGCCTCTGT TGTGAagtctcacagcagcagcagcacatcgaGCCAGCACCACCAGTCGGCAGCCAAAGACCTGACCACCACCACAGAGAGCGAGAGTCCCACCTCCTCGCCCACGCACACCACCTACCTCACAGCAACGATGCAGCAGCGTAACAAGCGGCCCAGACACTTCCTGGAACTGAAGAGCTTCAAGGACAACTATGACACTTTGGACAGTTCGCTCTGA
- the si:dkey-92i15.4 gene encoding uncharacterized protein si:dkey-92i15.4, producing MHVFLLLNFCAKLYILPSFKAAAFKRPASRVPCTESPAYQVLPSVLFFFLGFGTRQEIITVVYSQTMDLSFLPSASEQRTGARFTVRSANSPSYTPSHGRGGRNLLSPHEARDEVRHVTHGATNGANKEEHALLGSHERRSSVRGRCETKEDSDRFSKLYQNGTAEFDRSENPAFEGAGRREGRKYSSQSRSMSLDRRDGLRATDSSTRVDTTVMSAKEEKLPRELEKEQTGVENVRRAYKGHSFPSRKRSQSEHSIVIENSFWPKGQSIMERIEKLYGSAGYDKAKEESRIKGVPTTTDLAQQKLYKWADGGTFPRRFSSGVGNGLGSEKTPQKDKYFDSSVTAVGYRRFSGGQWQEQMQGRYAEEGGGSWMKGSGTRSLDRARSRNTLAAQLRSARAAAEVKEEPESKGPKEESQSKGPKEESQSKGPKEESQSKGPKEEPTVFKDLFHLRERNTSGSKDQSRSNHKEERNEPKSSNTDEDVFESYSGKVAERNKFSKALSPPSSTSVRNKINQFEALSQRVQGSVPRRAFSVPAQCSTRALGGLRDKWEGMKEAEVPGDNPEKKTEEAGAKFWTERALSVDEGRLRLRREEKQKDNLVGRKHTGLSSVDSLGEDVGKYSKLKNSLQLPVGEGSRRCREDLHGNRTDPPKTSSPRHVTDGAMARPMEKPAASQVTSPASDDDKTPTNTPSTSPCLSPATPENTPPAAKTSGSASVQPPDAGSPLVPRPLATSSHSSLPGLMSADVKKLFPTKKKGFRDLDAWVAGINSDSVWNDEDDNNEDDDDESTQKDEDSNYDSDSGESSVTVTSNMSQSDRRSFCVSLSELCNFAGVEDDCENDPDDWQCSGRRSVSLCSDVSALSCVSVMPSEELDRLLEDVRSLGDNTLQDYNDVQVVVLHKDMGAGLGFSLAGGVDQNKPVTVHKVFHSGVAAQEGSIKEGDHVLSINGTALCGYAHLEALRVLRKAKAREMAVVVLRRGDISGCCKGKVQGVKQGEAQAPFIETGQHVCVCLEKNNRDLGFTLEGGVGSSLGDRPLVVQKIFQGGPVDKVCPGDEVLDIEGVSTVGMSRLEAWTLIRKLAPGPVNVVLHRPLKRLEA from the exons ATGCATGTGTTTCTGCTTCTAAACTTCTGTGCCAAGCTTTATATTTTGCCctcatttaaagctgcagcttttaaaaGGCCGGCCTCCAGAGTCCCCTGCACAGAATCGCCTGCATATCAAGTTCTCCCTTcagttctctttttttttttgggattTGGCACCAGACAGGAGATCATTACCGTTGTTTACTCGCAGACAATGGACTTGTCCTTTCTCCCTTCGGCCAGTGAGCAGAGGACAGGAGCCCGCTTCACTGTCCGCTCAGCGAACTCCCCCAGCTACACTCCCAGTCACGGCCGAGGTGGTAGGAACCTGCTGAGCCCTCACGAAGCCAGAGACGAAGTCAGACATGTTACACATGGTGCCACCAATGGTGCAAACAAGGAGGAGCACGCACTTCTTGGGAGTCACGAGAGACGCAGCAGTGTCAGAGGTCGGTGCGAGACAAAGGAGGACTCGGACAGATTTAGCAAACTGTACCAGAACGGCACAGCAGAGTTCGACAGGAGTGAGAACCCTGCTTTCGAGGGCGCTggcaggagagaggggaggaaataCAGCTCGCAAAGCAGAAGTATGAGCTTGGACCGGAGAGACGGACTGCGCGCCACTGATTCCAGCACCAGAGTCGACACAACCGTGATGTCGGCCAAAGAAGAAAAGCTGCCTAGAGAACTGGAGAAAGAGCAGACGGGAGTTGAAAATGTGAGGAGGGCCTACAAGGGTCATTCCTTCCCCTCCAGGAAGAGATCCCAGTCTGAGCACAGCATAGTCATAGAGAATTCATTCTGGCCCAAAGGACAGAGTATAATGGAACGGATCGAGAAGCTCTACGGGTCTGCAGGTTATGACAAAGCCAAGGAGGAGAGCAGGATTAAAGGGgtccccaccaccacagaccTAGCACAGCAGAAGCTGTATAAGTGGGCAGATGGAGGAACTTTCCCCAGGCGTTTTTCATCAGGAGTGGGAAACGGCCTCGGTTCAGAGAAAACACCTCAAAAAGACAAATACTTCGACAGTTCAGTTACTGCTGTGGGATACAGGAGGTTCTCAGGGGGCCAGTGGCAGGAGCAGATGCAGGGCAGGTATGCAGAGGAGGGTGGAGGTTCCTGGATGAAAGGGTCAGGGACGAGGTCACTGGACCGAGCCAGGAGCAGGAACACCTTAGCAGCTCAGCTCCGATCAGCcagggctgcagcagaggtCAAAGAAGAGCCAGAGTCAAAGGGCCCAAAGGAAGAGTCACAGTCAAAGGGCCCAAAGGAAGAGTCACAGTCAAAGGGCCCAAAGGAAGAGTCACAGTCAAAGGGCCCAAAAGAAGAGCCAACAGTTTTCAAAGACCTGTTTCacctgagagagagaaacacgaGTGGAAGTAAAGATCAGAGCAGATCCAACCACAAGGAAGAAAGAAACGAACCCAAGAGCAGCAACACAGATGAAGACGTGTTCGAGTCATATTCAGGAAAAGTCGCGGAGAGGAACAAGTTCTCGAAGGCGCTCTCGCCTCCTTCTTCGACGAGTGTGAGGAACAAAATCAATCAGTTCGAAGCCCTGTCACAGAGAGTTCAGGGCTCTGTGCCCAGAAGAGCCTTCTCTGTGCCTGCACAATGCAGCACCAGAGCTTTGGGCGGTTTGAGGGACAAATGGGAGGGAATGAAAGAGGCGGAGGTTCCGGGCGATAACCCTGAAAAGAAAACTGAAGAAGCGGGAGCAAAGTTCTGGACAGAGAGGGCGTTATCAGTGGATGAAGGTAGACTACGACTGAGGAGggaagagaaacagaaggaTAATTTAGTtgggaggaaacacacaggacTCAGTAGCGTTGACAGCCTCGGGGAAGATGTCGGTAAATATTCCAAACTCAAGAACTCTCTGCAACTCCCTGTTGGTGAAGGCTCTCGACGGTGCCGTGAAGACCTTCATGGGAATAGGACGGATCCGCCCAAAACCTCGAGCCCTCGTCACGTGACCGACGGTGCGATGGCTCGACCGATGGAGAAGCCGGCGGCGTCTCAGGTCACATCTCCTGCTAGCGATGACGACAAGACTCCTACAAACACGCCGAGCACTTCGCCCTGTCTGTCCCCTGCCACCCCAGAAAACACCCCCCCTGCAGCAAAGACCAGCGGCAGCGCCTCCGTTCAGCCTCCAGACGCAGGATCTCCGCTGGTCCCACGTCCCCTTGccacctcctcccacagcaGCCTCCCCGGTCTGATGTCTGCTGATGTCAAGAAACTCTTCCCGACGAAAAAGAAAGGGTTCCGAGACCTGGACGCTTGGGTCGCCGGAATTAACTCGGATAGCGTGTGGAACGATGAAGACGACAATAACGAGGACGATGATGACGAGAGCACCCAAAAAGACGAGGACTCGAACTATGACTCGGACTCGGGGGAGTCGTCGGTGACCGTCACCAGCAACATGAGCCAGTCGGACCGCAGGAGCTTCTGCGTCAG TCTTTCAGAACTGTGCAACTTCGCTGGGGTTGAGGACGACTGCGAGAACGACCCTGACGACTGGCAGTGTTCGGGCCGGCGCTCAGTCTCGCTGTGCTCGGACGTGTCAGCCCTGTCCTGTGTGTCGGTGATGCCCAGCGAGGAGCTCGacaggctgctggaggacgTCAGGAGCCTGGGTGACAACACCCTGCAG GACTATAACGATGTGCAGGTGGTGGTTCTCCACAAGGACATGGGTGCCGGACTGGGCTTCAGTCTGGCAGGTGGCGTGGACCAGAACAAACCAGTCACT GTCCATAAGGTGTTTCACTCAGGTGTAGCGGCTCAGGAAGGTTCGATCAAGGAAGGAGACCATGTCCTGTCAATAAACGGGACAGCGCTGTGCGGCTACGCCCACCTGGAGGCGCTGAGAGTCCTGAGGAAGGCGAAGGCTCGTGAGATGGCGGTGGTGGTCTTAAGGAGGGGGGACATTAGTGGCTGCTGCAAGGGAAAAGTGCAGGGAGTCAAGCAGGGAGAGGCACAGGCTCCCTTCATCGAGACAG gccaacatgtgtgtgtgtgtctggagaaGAACAACAGGGATCTGGGCTTCACGTTGGAGGGAGGTGTAGGTTCTAGTTTGGGGGACAGACCCCTTGTCGTACAGAAGATCTTCCAAG GAGGTCCCGTTGACAAAGTGTGTCCTGGTGATGAGGTGCTGGATATTGAAGGCGTGAGCACAGTAGGGATGAGCCGCCTGGAGGCCTGGACTTTAATTAGGAAGCTGGCCCCCGGACCGGTCAATGTAGTGCTGCATCGCCCTCTCAAACGCCTGGAAGCATGA
- the aqp10a gene encoding aquaporin-10a, which translates to MLKLRSLRAKKALVRECMAEFLGTFVLLLFGCAAAAQVKTSRETKGQFLSTSRVKQTGTGASFCLRRDASHVISSLSVGAHLNPAVTLSFCVLGQVSWSRLVPYCVCQVLGAYVASGLVYLIYYDAIMEFSGGVLTVYGPNETASIFATYPTEYLSLGRSFLDQVVGTAMLLLCILGLEEKRNTPAPTELIPAVVAVIVLGISMSMSGNCGAAINPARDLGPRLLTLTAGWGTEVFTCYNYWFWVPLVAPPIGGVLGSLLYLVFIQWQLPDPDTPEKQPTLSTVSDKIKEPNVTKEKEIELKASYF; encoded by the exons ATGTTGAAGCTGCGTTCACTGAGAGCGAAGAAAGCGCTGGTGCGGGAATGTATGGCCGAGTTCCTGGGAACCTTTGTCCTGCTG CTCTTCGGCTGCGCTGCTGCGGCGCAGGTGAAGACTAGTCGGGAGACGAAAGGACAGTTTCTGTCG ACATCTCGGGTAAAGCAGACAGGGACCGGGGCCTCATTCTGTCTACGGCGTGATGCTTCACATGTTATTTCTTCTCTGTCTGTAGGAGCCCATCTGAACCCAGCAGTCACTTTGAGCTTCTGTGTACTGGGTCAGGTGTCCTGGTCCAGACTGGTGCCCTACTGTGTCTGCCAGGTTCTTGGGGCCTACGTGGCATCGGGGCTCGTCTATCTGATCTACTACG ATGCTATAATGGAATTCAGCGGAGGTGTGCTGACAGTGTACGGGCCAAATGAGACAGCCTCTATATTTGCCACATACCCCACAGAATATTTAAGTTTGGGCCGAAGCTTCCTAGACCAG GTGGTGGGCACggccatgctgctgctgtgcatcctGGGTCTGGAGGAAAAGAGGAACACCCCCGCTCCCACGGAGCTGATTCCTGCTGTAGTGGCCGTGATCGTCCTGGGGATCTCCATGTCGATGTCGGGTAACTGCGGGGCAGCAATAAATCCGGCCCGCGACCTGGGACCACGCCTGCTCACGCTGACAGCAGGCTGGGGCACCGAGGTCTTTAC gtgtTACAACTACTGGTTCTGGGTCCCTCTGGTGGCTCCGCCCATTGGAGGGGTCTTAGGTTCCCTCTTGTACTTGGTCTTCATCCAATGGCAGCTGCCGGACCCAGATACCCCTGAGAAACAGCCCACGCTCTCCACCGTCAGTGACAAAATCAAGGAGCCCAATGTCACGAAGGAAAAGGAAATAGAATTAAAGGCTTCATATTTCTGA
- the atp8b2 gene encoding phospholipid-transporting ATPase ID has product MTVLKEIPEKWFPIILPQQRKKHKGLDGGKSKKNRAEEERRVRANDREYNEKFQYASNCIMTSKYNVITFLPVNLFEQFQEVANTYFLFLLILQLIPQISSLSWFTTIVPLALVLSITAVKDATDDYFRHKSDNQVNNRQSQVLIRGSLQHEKWMNVRVGDIIKLENNQFVSADLLLLSSSEPHGLCYIETAELDGETNMKVRQSVSVTCELGDPNNLASFDGEVVCEPPNNKLDRFCGTLHWRGRRYGLTNQNMLLRGCVLRNTEACYGLVIFAGPDTKLMQNSGRTKFKRTSIDRLMNTLVLWIFGFLVCMGVILAVGNAVWEGEVGSLFQSYLPWEPPVDNFLFSAFLSFWSYVIILNTVVPISLYVSVEVIRLGHSYFINWDQQMFCAQCNTAAEARTTTLNEELGQVEYIFSDKTGTLTQNIMTFNKCSINGKTYGEVTEPLGPQPKRLDFTPFNPLADPSFCFYDDALLESVKVGESLTHEFFRLLSLCHTVMSEEKSEGELLYKAQSPDEGALVTAARSFGFVFRSRTPGTITTTEMGRPVTYTLLAILDFNNIRKRMSVIVRNPEGRIRLYCKGADTVLLERLQPCNQELINITSDHLNEYAADGLRTLALAYRDLSEDQWEAWSESHRCADKATDCREDRLAAAYEHIEQDMMLLGATAIEDKLQEGVPETIAVLSLANIKIWVLTGDKQETAVNIGYSCKMLTDDMTEVFIISGHTVQSVRQELRRARERMIAVSRGRDGGKEGWGEARCADNGCKGGQGGDAGGGEKQLQCSAPPPSSFMDSISGEFALVVNGHSLAHALEADMEAEFVSTACACKAVICCRVTPLQKAQVVELIKKHRNAVTLAIGDGANDVSMIKSAHIGVGISGQEGIQAVLASDYSFAQFRFLQRLLLVHGRWSYLRMCRFLCYFFYKNFAFTMVHFWFGFFCGFSAQTVYDQYFITLYNIVFTSLPVLAMGIFDQDVPDRRSLEYPKLYEPGQLNLLFNKRQFFICIAQGIYTSVVLFFVPCIILSDATQSTGVPLADYQTFAVATATALVIVVSVQIALDTGFWTVFNHVFVWGSLGSYFTIMFALHSQSLFGIFPNQFHFVGSAQSTLLQPVVWLTIALATAICVVPVLAVRFLKLDLKPQLSDTVRHTQLVRQKKRKPAGCGVGGAWRGTGSASEGRLGARGGSRRSGYAFAHQEGFGELITSGKNMRLSSLALATFASRHSSSWIDTLRRKKQGPGPPSAPEEGGPAPSVPPLSNSSSVLGGSQDAPLEEEAARNTQPDPAPSQIAPAPASDSGGAAPAGSAQEAGAGPLGAATARCHGGDAPGGWMLTLGSVQVSCLYMEPCDRSSALTPASSSLPQEEGRRGPHRRGHRVGRTLCRHGNHPAKLKAGGSYQADTTHTK; this is encoded by the exons ATGACGGTACTGAAAGAAATCCCGGAGAAATGGTTTCCCATCATTCTTCCCCAGCAAAGGAAGAAGCACAAAGGACTTGATGGGGGCAAATCGAAAAAGAATCGGGCAG aggaggagagaagagtcCGAGCCAACGACAGAGAGTACAATGAAAAGTTCCAGTATGCA AGCAACTGCATCATGACATCCAAGTACAACGTCATCACCTTTCTGCCCGTCAACCTGTTCGAGCAGTTCCAGGAAGTAGCCAACAcctacttcctgttcctgctcatCCTGCAG CTGATTCCCCAgatctcctccctctcctggttCACCACCATCGTGCCTTTAGCTCTGGTGCTGAGCATCACCGCGGTGAAGGATGCCACGGACGACTAC TTTCGCCACAAGAGCgacaaccaagtgaacaaccgTCAGTCTCAGGTCCTCATCCGTGGCTC CCTTCAGCATGAAAAGTGGATGAACGTCCGTGTGGGCGATATCATTAAACTGGAGAACAATCAGTTTGTGTCA GCCGACCTGCTGTTGCTGTCCAGCAGCGAGCCTCACGGCCTCTGTTACATCGAGACGGCCGAGCTGGACGG GGAGACCAACATGAAGGTGCGGCAGTCGGTCTCGGTCACGTGTGAACTCGGAGACCCCAACAACCTGGCGTCGTTTGACG GGGAGGTGGTGTGCGAGCCTCCCAACAACAAGCTGGACCGCTTCTGCGGGACCCTGCACTGGCGCGGCAGGAGGTACGGCCTCACCAACCAGAACATGCTGCTGCGGGGATGCGTGCTGCGCAACACCGAGGCCTGCTACGGCCTGGTCATCTTCGCAG GCCCGGACACCAAGCTGATGCAGAACAGCGGGCGCACCAAGTTCAAGCGCACGAGCATCGACCGGCTGATGAACACGCTGGTGCTCTGG ATCTTTGGCTTCCTGGTGTGCATGGGCGTGATCCTGGCTGTGGGCAACGCCGTGTGGGAGGGCGAGGTGGGCTCCTTGTTCCAAAGCTACCTGCCGTGGGAGCCGCCCGTGGACAACTTCCTGTTCTCCGCCTTCCTGTCCTTCTGGTCCTACGTCATCATCCTCAACACCGTGGTGCCTATCTCTCTGTATGTGAG CGTGGAGGTGATCAGACTGGGTCACAGCTACTTCATCAACTGGGACCAGCAGATGTTCTGCGCGCAGTGCAACACGGCCGCCGAGGCCCGGACCACCACCCTGAACGAGGAGCTGGGGCAG GTCGAGTACATCTTCAGCGACAAGACGGGAACGCTCACCCAGAACATCATGACCTTCAACAAGTGCTCCATCAATGGAAAAACCTATG GTGAAGTTACGGAACCACTTGGACCTCAGCCGAAG AGGCTGGACTTCACCCCCTTCAACCCCCTGGCCGACCCCAGCTTCTGTTTCTATGACGACGCGCTGCTGGAGTCGGTGAAAGTGGGAGAATCGCTGACTCACGAGTTCTTCCGCCTGCTGTCGCTGTGTCACACCGTGATGAGCGAGGAGAAGAGCGAGG GAGAGCTACTGTACAAGGCCCAGTCCCCGGACGAGGGCGCGCTCGTTACGGCGGCGCGCAGCTTCGGCTTCGTCTTCCGCTCGCGGACGCCCGGGACCATCACCACCACAGAGATGGGGCGACCCGTCACCTACACGCTGCTCGCCATTCTGGACTTCAACAATATACGCAAGAGGATGTCCGTTATCG TGCGTAACCCAGAGGGCAGGATCCGTCTGTACTGCAAAGGAGCCGACACCGTGCTGCTGGAGAGACTGCAGCCCTGTAACCAGGAACTGATAAATATCACCTCAGACCACCTCAAC GAGTATGCGGCGGACGGCTTGCGGACCCTGGCCCTGGCCTACCGCGACCTGTCCGAGGACCAGTGGGAAGCGTGGTCGGAGAGCCACCGGTGCGCCGACAAAGCCACCGACTGCAGGGAGGACCGGCTGGCGGCCGCCTACGAGCACATCGAGCAGGACATGATG ctTCTGGGAGCCACGGCCATAGAAGACAAGCTGCAGGAGGGCGTCCCGGAGACCATCGCCGTCCTCTCCCTCGCCAACATTAAAATCTGGGTTCTGACTGGAGACAAGCAGG AGACCGCCGTCAACATCGGCTACTCCTGCAAGATGCTGACAGACGACATGACCGAGGTGTTCATCATCAGCGGACACACTGTGCAGAGCGTCCGGCAGGAGCTCAG GAGGGCGAGGGAGAGGATGATCGCGGTGTCGCGAGGCCGAGATGGGGGGAAGGAGGGATGGGGGGAGGCGCGCTGCGCGGACAACGGGTGCAAAGGGGGACAGGGGGGAGACgcaggagggggagagaagcagctgcagtgctCTGCCCCACCGCCCTCCAGCTTCATGGACAGCATCTCTGGAGAGTTTGCCCTGGTGGTCAACGGGCACAGTCTG GCCCACGCTCTGGAGGCCGACATGGAGGCGGAGTTCGTGTCCACGGCGTGCGCCTGCAAGGCGGTGATCTGCTGCCGGGTGACGCCGCTGCAGAAGGCGCAGGTGGTGGAGCTCATCAAGAAGCACAGGAACGCCGTCACGCTGGCCATCGGGGACGGCGCCAACGACGTCAGCATGATCAAGA GTGCTCATATTGGCGTCGGGATCTCGGGCCAGGAGGGCATCCAGGCCGTGCTGGCCAGCGACTACTCCTTCGCCCAGTTCCGCTTCCTCCAGCGGCTCCTGCTGGTTCACGGACGCTGGTCCTACCTGCGCATGTGCCGCTTCCTCTGCTATTTCTTCTACAAGAACTTCGCCTTCACCATGGTGCACTTCTGGTTCGGCTTCTTCTGCGGCTTCTCTGCTCAG ACGGTGTACGACCAGTACTTCATCACTCTCTACAACATCgtcttcacctccctccctgTGCTGGCCATGGGGATCTTTGACCAG GACGTTCCCGACCGGCGGAGTCTGGAATACCCCAAGCTGTACGAGCCCGGGCAACTCAACCTCCTCTTCAACAAGAGGCAGTTCTTCATCTGCATCGCTCAGGGCATCTACACGTCAGTGGTGCTGTTCTTCGTGCCCTGCATCATCCTGTCCGACGCCACTCAGAGCACCGGCGTGCCCCTGGCCGACTACCAGACCTTCGCTGTCGCCACGGCGACGGCGCTGGTCATCGTGGTCAGCGTCCAG aTCGCCCTGGACACAGGCTTCTGGACAGTTTTCAACCATGTGTTTGTCTGGGGCTCTCTGGGCTCTTACTTCACCATCATGTTTGCTCTGCACAGTCAGAGTCTCTTCGGGATCTTTCCTAATCAGTTCCACTTCGTAG GTAGTGCCCAGAGCACATTATTGCAGCCCGTCGTGTGGTTGACTATTGCACTGGCGACAGCGATATGTGTAGTTCCCGTCTTGGCCGTGCGCTTCCTCAAGCTGGATCTCAAACCTCAGCTCTCAGACACG gTGCGCCACACTCAGCTGGTGCGGCAGAAGAAGCGGAAGCCGGCGGGTTGCGGTGTGGGAGGGGCCTGGCGTGGGACGGGCAGCGCGTCGGAGGGCCGCCTGGGCGCCCGCGGCGGCTCCAGGAGGTCCGGCTACGCCTTTGCCCACCAGGAGGGCTTCGGGGAGCTGATCACCTCAGGGAAGAACATGCGGCTCTCGTCCCTGGCGCTGGCCACCTTCGCCTCCAGACACAGCTCCAGCTGGATCGACACGCTCCGGAGGAAGAAGCAAGGCCCCGGCCCCCCCAGCGCCCCGGAGGAGGGCGGCCCGGCGCCGTCGGTGCCGCCACTCTCCAACTCCTCCTCGGTTCTGGGCGGCTCGCAGGACGcgcctctggaggaggaggcggcccGGAACACTCAGCCCGATCCGGCTCCGTCACAGATCGCACCAGCCCCGGCATCCGATTCAGGCGGAGCGGCACCTGCGGGTTCGGCCCAGGAAGCCGGCGCCGGGCCTCTCGGCGCCGCCACGGCGAGGTGTCACGGGGGAGACGCCCCTGGAGGCTGGATGCTCACTCTGGGATCTGTGCAGGTGAGCTGTCTGTACATGGAGCCCTGTGACCGGTCCAGTGCACTGactcccgcctcctcctcgctcccacAGGAGGAAGGGCGGCGCGGCCCGCACCGGCGCGGCCACCGGGTCGGCCGCACCCTCTGTCGCCACGGAAACCACCCAGCGAAGCTGAAGGCTGGAGGATCGTATCAAGCTGATACAACgcacacaaaataa